One window of Corynebacterium accolens genomic DNA carries:
- the leuS gene encoding leucine--tRNA ligase produces the protein MTKPSDSTSYRYTPELANKIEKTWQQYWKDHETFNAPNPVGSLATGAGELPKEKLNVQDMFPYPSGAGLHVGHPFGYIATDTYARYNRMLGKNVLHTMGYDAFGLPAEQYAIQTGTHPRTTTMANIDNMRRQLGMLGLGHDPRRSVESTDPEFFKWTQWIFLQIYNSWFDEEQQKARPIAELIKELEANKRTTKDGRYYEDLSAQEKAQAVDEFRLVYLSNSTVNWCPGLGTVLANEEVTAEGKSERGNFPVFRKNLSQWMMRITAYSDRLLDDLELLDWPEKVKSMQRNWIGRSRGAEVTFPAEGYGIDVFTTRPDTLFGAEYVVLAPEHELVDALLSPIPYDDDVDERWTYGNDDPKEAVESYRADIAAKSDLERQENKEKTGVFLGTYATNPVSGKRIPIFIADYVLTGYGTGAIMAVPAHDTRDYEFAQAFGLPITEVVSGGNIEEEAWTEDGALVNSANDKSLDLNGLNKAEAIAQAIEWLEKDGSGRGKIQYKLRDWLFARQRYWGEPFPIVYDKDGMAHPLPESMLPVELPEVEDYKPASFDPEDKDSEPQPPLAKVRDWVEVELDLGDGPQTYYRDTNVMPQWAGSSWYQLRYIDPRNSEAFCDIENERYWTGPRPDEHGENDPGGVDLYVGGVEHAVLHLLYARFWHKVLFDLGFVSSQEPYRRLYNQGYIQAYAYTDSRGVYVPAAEVEEKDGKFYYNGEEVNQEYGKMGKSLKNAVAPDDICRDFGADTLRVYEMSMGPLDTSRPWATKDVVGSQRFLQRLWRLAINEDTGEVATTDAELTQDDLKQLHRTIAGVRDDYENLRLNTVVAKLIEYVNYLTKTYRTEAPRAAVEPIAQLVSPIAPHIAEELWQRFGHDETITYEPLPSFEEKYLVDDEIQVPVQINGKVKSRINVAADADQDTVFEAAFADAKVADLTSGKNVVKKIYVPGRMVNLVVK, from the coding sequence ATGACTAAACCGAGCGATTCCACGTCGTACCGCTACACCCCTGAGCTGGCGAACAAGATCGAAAAGACTTGGCAGCAGTATTGGAAGGACCACGAGACCTTTAACGCGCCGAACCCAGTCGGTTCGCTAGCCACGGGTGCGGGCGAGCTGCCCAAGGAAAAGCTCAACGTGCAGGACATGTTCCCCTACCCTTCCGGTGCGGGCCTGCACGTGGGGCACCCGTTTGGTTATATCGCCACCGATACCTATGCCCGCTATAACCGCATGCTGGGCAAGAACGTGCTGCACACCATGGGCTACGATGCCTTCGGCTTGCCGGCCGAACAGTACGCCATCCAGACCGGTACGCACCCGCGGACCACCACGATGGCCAATATCGACAATATGCGCCGCCAGCTGGGCATGTTGGGCTTGGGCCACGATCCGCGCCGCTCGGTGGAATCCACGGATCCAGAGTTCTTTAAGTGGACCCAGTGGATCTTCCTGCAGATTTATAATTCCTGGTTCGATGAAGAGCAGCAAAAGGCCCGCCCCATTGCTGAGCTCATCAAGGAATTGGAGGCCAATAAGCGCACCACCAAGGACGGGCGCTACTACGAGGACTTGTCCGCGCAGGAGAAGGCCCAGGCCGTCGATGAGTTCCGCCTGGTGTACCTGTCCAACTCCACGGTGAACTGGTGCCCGGGCTTGGGTACCGTCTTGGCCAACGAGGAGGTCACCGCGGAGGGCAAGTCTGAGCGCGGCAACTTCCCGGTCTTCCGCAAGAACCTGTCCCAGTGGATGATGCGCATTACCGCGTACTCGGATCGCCTGCTCGATGATCTGGAGCTGCTGGATTGGCCGGAGAAGGTCAAGTCCATGCAGCGCAACTGGATCGGTCGCTCCCGCGGTGCGGAGGTAACCTTCCCTGCGGAAGGCTACGGCATCGACGTGTTTACCACGCGCCCAGATACGCTCTTTGGCGCGGAATACGTGGTCTTGGCACCGGAGCATGAGCTTGTCGATGCCCTCTTGTCCCCCATTCCTTACGACGATGACGTGGATGAGCGCTGGACCTACGGCAACGATGACCCGAAGGAAGCCGTCGAGTCCTACCGCGCGGATATCGCAGCGAAGTCGGACCTGGAGCGCCAGGAAAACAAGGAAAAGACCGGCGTATTCTTGGGCACCTATGCCACCAACCCGGTCTCCGGCAAGCGCATCCCGATCTTCATCGCGGACTACGTGCTGACCGGCTACGGTACCGGCGCCATCATGGCCGTTCCCGCGCACGATACGCGCGACTATGAGTTTGCCCAGGCCTTTGGCCTGCCAATTACGGAGGTCGTCTCCGGCGGCAATATCGAGGAAGAAGCCTGGACCGAGGACGGCGCGTTGGTAAACTCCGCCAACGATAAGAGCCTGGACCTCAATGGCCTGAATAAAGCGGAGGCCATCGCCCAGGCCATCGAATGGTTGGAAAAGGACGGCTCCGGCCGCGGCAAGATTCAGTACAAGCTGCGCGACTGGCTCTTCGCCCGCCAGCGCTACTGGGGCGAGCCCTTCCCCATCGTCTACGACAAGGACGGCATGGCCCACCCGCTGCCAGAGTCGATGCTGCCGGTGGAGCTGCCCGAGGTGGAAGACTACAAGCCGGCCTCCTTCGATCCTGAAGATAAAGACTCGGAGCCACAACCGCCGCTGGCCAAGGTCCGCGACTGGGTAGAGGTAGAGCTGGACCTAGGCGATGGCCCGCAGACCTATTACCGCGATACCAACGTTATGCCCCAGTGGGCGGGTTCTTCCTGGTACCAGCTGCGCTATATCGATCCCCGCAATAGCGAGGCCTTCTGCGATATCGAAAACGAGCGCTACTGGACCGGCCCGCGCCCAGACGAGCACGGTGAAAACGATCCGGGTGGTGTGGATCTGTACGTCGGCGGCGTCGAGCACGCCGTGCTGCACTTGCTCTACGCCCGCTTCTGGCACAAGGTGCTCTTTGACCTGGGCTTTGTCAGCTCGCAGGAGCCGTATCGCCGCCTGTACAACCAGGGCTATATTCAGGCCTACGCCTATACCGATTCCCGCGGCGTATATGTCCCTGCGGCCGAGGTAGAGGAAAAGGACGGCAAGTTCTACTACAACGGCGAAGAGGTCAACCAGGAATACGGCAAGATGGGCAAGTCCCTGAAAAACGCCGTGGCCCCGGACGATATCTGCCGCGACTTCGGTGCCGATACCCTGCGCGTGTACGAGATGTCCATGGGCCCGCTGGATACCTCCCGCCCGTGGGCGACCAAGGACGTCGTCGGTTCGCAGCGCTTCCTGCAGCGCCTGTGGCGCCTGGCCATCAATGAGGACACCGGTGAAGTGGCAACTACCGATGCCGAGCTCACCCAGGATGACCTGAAGCAGCTGCACCGCACCATCGCGGGCGTGCGCGATGATTATGAGAACCTGCGCCTGAACACGGTGGTGGCCAAGCTCATCGAGTACGTCAACTACCTGACCAAGACCTACCGCACCGAGGCACCGCGCGCGGCGGTGGAGCCCATCGCCCAGCTGGTCTCCCCCATCGCCCCGCATATTGCGGAGGAACTGTGGCAGCGCTTTGGCCACGATGAGACCATCACCTACGAGCCACTCCCCTCTTTTGAGGAGAAATACCTGGTAGATGATGAGATCCAGGTGCCAGTGCAGATCAACGGCAAGGTTAAATCCCGCATCAACGTTGCGGCCGATGCTGACCAAGACACCGTATTCGAGGCCGCTTTTGCCGATGCCAAGGTGGCTGACCTTACCTCCGGCAAGAACGTGGTGAAGAAGATCTACGTTCCCGGCCGGATGGTGAACCTGGTGGTTAAGTAA
- a CDS encoding MOSC domain-containing protein — MQVISTNVAVRGPDPSGRHEFSGIDKRPQDFIDISAPGPNYGDGSGVRGDSIGDSDHHGGSDKAVYAYAREELDYWEDSLGRTLAAGSFGENLTTRGIDLSMLLINQRLHIGTTTLEVSIPRQPCVTFSGWVQEKGWLKRWTARGDCGAYFRVISPGRISAGDAITCGPAPAHDITMRMAFAAKMGDRALARRVVDAECLPSQHAKKLRV, encoded by the coding sequence ATGCAGGTTATTTCCACCAACGTCGCCGTACGCGGGCCAGATCCGAGCGGGAGGCATGAGTTTTCGGGCATCGACAAGCGCCCGCAAGACTTCATCGATATCTCCGCTCCCGGCCCCAATTACGGCGATGGTTCTGGCGTGCGCGGTGATTCTATCGGCGATAGCGATCACCACGGTGGAAGTGACAAGGCCGTTTATGCCTATGCCCGCGAGGAATTGGATTATTGGGAGGATTCGCTGGGCCGCACGCTGGCTGCGGGGTCTTTTGGGGAGAACCTCACCACGCGCGGCATTGATCTTTCCATGCTGCTTATCAATCAACGCCTTCACATTGGCACTACCACACTCGAGGTATCCATACCGCGCCAGCCATGCGTGACCTTTTCCGGGTGGGTGCAGGAGAAGGGCTGGCTCAAGCGGTGGACTGCGCGCGGTGATTGCGGCGCCTACTTCCGCGTCATCTCGCCAGGGCGCATTTCCGCGGGGGATGCCATAACCTGCGGCCCTGCTCCCGCGCACGATATCACCATGCGCATGGCGTTTGCGGCCAAGATGGGGGACCGGGCACTGGCCCGGCGCGTGGTCGATGCCGAGTGCTTGCCGTCCCAGCACGCAAAAAAGCTCCGGGTATAA
- a CDS encoding alkaline phosphatase, with protein sequence MRTSLRIGAAAVAATVATAGAIAPATAAESQGPKNIIYMIGDGMGYGHVAFNNLYETGQSKYLVDGAFSAEGPEELDGESVQRFEDFNRLSMTTYPNNSSYDPQKAWASHEYVDKGYTDSSAAGTAMSTGVKTDNGKLGVNDYGHEQENTSERAKKAGKSAGVVSSVPFSHATPAAWAAHNISRNNYLEIADEMFNSDLDVIMGAGHPFYDDDNKKKDEAKYKYLSEEVYNKLSSGESDWNYAETKEQFEALAQGDVAAGEKYFGLAPVASTLQQGRSGESTVPYDIPFNDVVDLPTMTTGALNALGQNDEGFHVMIEGGAIDWSGHGNESARDIEEVQDFNKSVDAAIDWVEENSSWDETLLVVTADHETGYLSGANERSEGKFNSMNGGGGNTLPSGHQWYSTQHTNQVVPFFFKGAGSEALRAKATHTDPVRGDYIDNTTLAKLTLNEWWVKHDDQGGNDQADDSASDQPGNNDNGGDGSSKSGLFAGIAGAGIASLAIGAIAFLAQKLGIITINPNAWRNFFH encoded by the coding sequence ATGCGCACTTCTCTCCGCATTGGCGCCGCTGCCGTAGCCGCAACCGTGGCTACCGCTGGCGCAATTGCCCCAGCCACCGCCGCCGAATCCCAGGGCCCAAAGAACATCATCTACATGATTGGTGATGGCATGGGCTATGGCCACGTGGCATTCAATAACCTCTACGAAACCGGCCAATCCAAGTACCTGGTCGATGGCGCATTTAGCGCCGAAGGACCAGAAGAACTCGACGGCGAATCCGTGCAGCGCTTCGAAGACTTCAACCGCCTGTCCATGACCACTTACCCAAATAACTCTTCCTATGACCCACAAAAGGCGTGGGCTAGCCACGAGTACGTGGATAAGGGATACACCGATTCTTCTGCCGCCGGCACCGCCATGTCCACCGGCGTGAAGACCGATAACGGCAAGTTGGGCGTGAACGATTACGGCCACGAGCAGGAAAACACCTCCGAGCGCGCCAAGAAGGCCGGAAAGTCCGCCGGTGTGGTCTCCTCCGTGCCGTTTAGCCACGCCACCCCGGCTGCTTGGGCGGCACACAACATTTCCCGCAATAACTACCTGGAGATTGCGGATGAGATGTTCAACTCTGATCTCGATGTCATCATGGGTGCCGGCCACCCGTTCTACGACGATGACAATAAGAAGAAGGATGAGGCCAAGTACAAGTACCTATCTGAAGAGGTCTACAACAAGCTGTCTTCCGGCGAGTCCGACTGGAACTACGCCGAAACCAAGGAGCAATTTGAGGCCTTGGCCCAAGGCGATGTCGCGGCGGGGGAGAAGTACTTCGGCCTGGCGCCTGTAGCCTCTACCTTGCAGCAGGGGCGCTCCGGCGAGTCCACAGTGCCTTATGACATTCCGTTTAACGATGTCGTGGATCTTCCCACCATGACCACCGGCGCCCTCAACGCGCTGGGCCAAAATGACGAGGGCTTCCACGTCATGATCGAAGGCGGTGCCATCGACTGGAGCGGCCACGGCAACGAATCCGCCCGCGATATCGAAGAGGTACAGGACTTCAATAAGTCCGTCGATGCCGCCATCGACTGGGTAGAAGAAAACTCCTCCTGGGACGAGACCCTGTTGGTCGTTACCGCTGACCACGAGACGGGATACCTCTCCGGCGCCAATGAGCGCTCTGAGGGTAAGTTCAACTCCATGAATGGTGGCGGTGGCAACACCCTGCCCTCTGGCCACCAGTGGTACTCCACGCAGCACACCAACCAGGTGGTCCCATTCTTCTTCAAGGGCGCTGGCTCCGAGGCCCTTCGCGCGAAGGCCACCCACACCGACCCTGTGCGCGGTGACTACATCGATAACACCACCTTGGCCAAGCTCACCTTGAATGAATGGTGGGTAAAGCACGATGACCAGGGCGGCAACGACCAAGCAGACGATTCTGCATCCGATCAGCCTGGCAACAATGACAATGGCGGTGACGGTTCCTCCAAGAGCGGGCTCTTCGCCGGCATCGCCGGTGCCGGTATCGCCTCGCTGGCCATCGGGGCCATTGCCTTCTTGGCGCAAAAGCTGGGCATCATCACCATCAACCCGAATGCGTGGCGGAACTTCTTCCACTAA
- a CDS encoding MFS transporter: protein MITPTFLLAWVANFGQFLVFYLTVTTMALYAVESFGASDTVSGFASSAFVLGATFMRIVSGWLVDRVGQKRAALTSLAFVSIVTVGYFVAHNVAVLILVRLLHGAGYALTSTALMAVAQSVIPQQRRAEGTGYFALGTTLATAFGPAVGLFLANNIGYNTLFAVALGSNIVSLVLALALRYPAELDEEKPAFKLRNAVHPNVLPIGIFMLLVGIAYSGVVTYLNAYAREEDLATGAGLFFIGYAVVMLIMRFFLGRIQDHKGDNSVMYLGLVSFAIALIIMGFPSNDVMLVVAGAFTGMGYGTLSPACQAISVRSVSAAQIGAGISTMFLLMDFGIGLAPFGLGPIVSATGFDTMYLILAGLIAVAAVYYYMVHGRYPKAKAPVVSAAEGTQPA from the coding sequence TTGATTACACCCACGTTCCTTTTGGCGTGGGTGGCTAATTTTGGCCAGTTTCTTGTCTTTTACCTAACTGTGACGACCATGGCCCTCTATGCCGTCGAGAGCTTCGGGGCATCCGATACCGTCAGTGGTTTTGCCTCTAGCGCCTTCGTTTTGGGCGCGACATTCATGCGCATCGTCTCCGGCTGGTTGGTGGACCGCGTGGGGCAAAAGCGCGCCGCCCTGACCTCGCTGGCCTTCGTCAGCATCGTGACGGTGGGCTATTTCGTGGCGCATAACGTGGCCGTCCTGATCCTGGTGCGCCTGCTTCACGGCGCGGGCTATGCGCTCACCTCTACGGCGCTGATGGCCGTCGCCCAGTCCGTCATCCCCCAGCAGCGCCGCGCGGAAGGCACCGGCTACTTCGCCCTCGGCACGACCCTGGCTACCGCCTTCGGCCCAGCCGTGGGCTTGTTCTTGGCCAATAATATTGGCTATAACACCCTCTTTGCGGTCGCCCTGGGTTCCAATATCGTCTCCCTCGTGCTGGCGCTCGCGCTGCGCTACCCGGCGGAGCTCGATGAGGAAAAGCCGGCTTTCAAGCTGCGCAATGCGGTACACCCTAACGTGCTGCCAATTGGTATTTTCATGCTCCTGGTGGGCATTGCCTATTCCGGCGTGGTCACCTATCTCAACGCCTATGCGCGCGAAGAAGACCTTGCCACCGGTGCCGGGCTCTTTTTCATCGGCTACGCAGTGGTCATGCTCATCATGCGCTTTTTCTTGGGCCGGATCCAGGACCACAAGGGCGATAATTCGGTCATGTACCTGGGCCTAGTGTCTTTCGCCATCGCCCTAATCATCATGGGCTTTCCCAGCAATGACGTGATGCTCGTGGTCGCGGGTGCGTTTACGGGCATGGGCTACGGCACGCTAAGCCCCGCCTGCCAGGCCATCTCGGTGCGCTCTGTATCGGCCGCCCAAATAGGCGCGGGTATTTCCACGATGTTCCTCTTGATGGACTTCGGCATCGGCCTCGCCCCCTTCGGGCTCGGCCCCATCGTGAGCGCCACCGGCTTCGATACGATGTACCTCATCCTCGCCGGCCTCATCGCCGTCGCGGCGGTGTACTACTACATGGTGCATGGCCGTTACCCCAAGGCGAAGGCGCCCGTCGTCAGCGCCGCAGAGGGCACGCAGCCGGCCTAA
- a CDS encoding NAD-dependent succinate-semialdehyde dehydrogenase, with the protein MSINIEEVIAKVPTQLLIGGEWRDSTSGETFDVENPATGEKLATLASANREDATAALDAACAVQDEWARTTPRERAEILRRAFELVQERAEDFAALMTLEMGKPIAESKGEVTYGGEFLRWFSEEAVRDYGRTATVPEGTLRMITRRKPVGPCLLITPWNFPLAMATRKVAPAVAAGCTMVLKPAKLTPLTAQYFAQTMLDAGLPKGVLNVVSGKSASAISEPLLADARLRKLSFTGSTPVGRTLLKGAADNVLRTSMELGGNAPFIVFEDADIDQAVKGAMGAKMRNIGEACTAANRFLVHESVAEEFSEKLVAEFKKLKLGNGMDEGVTCGPLIEPKALDSVSGLVDDAAEKGATILTGGKRAGGDGYFYEPTVISNVSRETRVSQEEIFGPVAPIITFSAEEEALEIANDTEYGLASYVFTEDSDRLWRVADGLEFGLMGFNAGVISNAAAPFGGVKQSGLGCEGGAEGIAEYTTVQYLGIRDPYANA; encoded by the coding sequence ATGAGCATCAATATCGAAGAGGTAATTGCAAAGGTTCCTACCCAGTTGCTCATCGGTGGTGAGTGGCGCGACTCCACCTCCGGGGAGACTTTCGACGTGGAAAACCCGGCCACGGGCGAGAAGCTCGCGACGCTTGCTTCCGCGAACAGGGAGGATGCCACTGCCGCCCTGGATGCCGCCTGCGCCGTCCAGGATGAGTGGGCCCGCACCACGCCGCGCGAGCGCGCAGAGATCTTGCGCCGGGCTTTCGAACTCGTGCAGGAGCGCGCGGAAGACTTCGCCGCGCTGATGACCCTTGAGATGGGCAAGCCCATCGCGGAGTCCAAGGGTGAGGTCACCTACGGCGGGGAGTTCCTCCGTTGGTTTAGCGAAGAAGCGGTGCGCGATTATGGCCGCACCGCAACCGTTCCCGAAGGTACATTGCGGATGATCACCCGCCGCAAGCCGGTGGGCCCCTGCCTGTTGATTACCCCGTGGAACTTCCCGCTCGCGATGGCGACCCGCAAGGTGGCCCCCGCGGTGGCAGCGGGCTGCACGATGGTGCTCAAGCCGGCGAAGCTTACTCCCCTCACCGCGCAGTACTTCGCGCAGACCATGCTCGATGCGGGCCTGCCCAAGGGTGTGCTCAACGTCGTATCCGGCAAGTCCGCCTCCGCTATTTCGGAGCCGCTGCTTGCCGATGCCCGCCTGCGCAAGCTCTCCTTCACCGGCTCCACCCCAGTGGGCAGGACCCTGCTGAAGGGTGCGGCCGATAACGTATTGCGCACCTCCATGGAGCTCGGCGGAAACGCGCCGTTCATCGTCTTCGAAGATGCGGACATTGATCAGGCGGTTAAGGGCGCGATGGGCGCCAAGATGCGCAATATCGGTGAGGCCTGCACGGCGGCCAACCGCTTCTTGGTCCACGAATCCGTGGCTGAAGAGTTCTCTGAAAAGCTCGTCGCGGAGTTTAAGAAGCTCAAGCTGGGCAACGGCATGGATGAGGGTGTGACCTGTGGCCCGCTCATCGAGCCTAAGGCCCTCGACAGCGTGTCCGGCCTCGTGGACGATGCCGCCGAGAAGGGTGCCACCATCCTCACCGGCGGCAAGCGCGCCGGTGGCGACGGCTACTTCTATGAGCCGACCGTCATTAGCAATGTTTCACGTGAAACGCGCGTTTCTCAGGAAGAGATTTTCGGTCCTGTTGCCCCGATCATCACCTTCAGCGCCGAGGAAGAGGCGCTCGAGATCGCCAACGACACCGAGTACGGCTTGGCGTCCTATGTCTTTACCGAAGATTCCGATCGCCTCTGGCGCGTGGCCGATGGCTTGGAGTTCGGCCTGATGGGCTTCAACGCCGGCGTTATCTCGAACGCTGCTGCCCCATTCGGCGGCGTCAAGCAATCCGGCCTGGGCTGCGAGGGTGGCGCGGAAGGCATTGCGGAATACACCACCGTGCAGTACTTGGGCATCCGCGACCCTTATGCGAATGCCTAA